A portion of the Falsirhodobacter algicola genome contains these proteins:
- the urtB gene encoding urea ABC transporter permease subunit UrtB, protein MQFLLPLLLAVMLAFPAAAQDAADVLRAHRDQIERPSRMTIGPVIDELAASGDPAAARILAAWEERRLGLLPDGRFVIEEDGTLTDLTGAAVGGDASMLRPNAGVRGLIASARVRFQLADPAKRAEALTAIARNPAPEHLPLLRAALAEGDDPAMARTERLLTIRFDPDPAARVAAIQSFGASLAIDVRAALNPILATTRVVSLDGPPPGNIAREVPVDEIGRTAAYDLLVAADLAPARLSPEGERAALLSHVEDGRIAGIPVATLNTRAARDAAYEALEASGAVPPAATEDEVDAALAAATIADVYAEPEEAVTDAARAALRGIDTKVGLMRFADLAMDAVSLASIYFLAAIGLAITFGVIRVINMAHGEFIMMGAYIGYAVQQVVPNYTLSLVIALPLAFAVAFAAGVALERLVIRHLYRRPLETLLATFGVSIMLQQLAKNIFGTQARPLTAPGWLSGSLTLNDVVSISWIRIAIFVLALLFLGLYLFIMRRTRLGLEVRAVQQNPSMAASMGIAPGRINMLAFGLGSGIAGIAGVAIGLFAQVTSELGQQYIVQSFMTVVVGGVGSIFGTLAGAALIGFLQKGIEWMNPSNTLAAQTYMILFIIIFIQFRPRGIIALKGRAAGD, encoded by the coding sequence GTGCAGTTTCTGCTTCCCCTTCTTCTGGCGGTGATGCTGGCCTTTCCCGCCGCCGCACAGGATGCCGCCGACGTTCTTCGGGCGCATCGCGATCAGATCGAACGCCCCTCGCGGATGACGATCGGCCCCGTCATCGACGAACTGGCCGCCAGCGGCGATCCGGCCGCCGCGCGCATCCTTGCCGCATGGGAGGAACGCCGCCTCGGCCTTCTGCCCGATGGGCGCTTCGTGATCGAAGAGGATGGCACGCTGACCGATCTGACCGGCGCGGCGGTGGGGGGCGATGCCTCCATGCTGCGGCCCAATGCCGGGGTGCGGGGGCTGATCGCCTCGGCGCGGGTGCGCTTCCAACTGGCCGATCCGGCCAAGCGCGCCGAGGCGCTGACCGCCATCGCCCGCAATCCGGCCCCCGAACATCTGCCGCTGCTGCGCGCCGCCTTGGCCGAAGGGGACGACCCCGCCATGGCCCGGACCGAGCGGCTCTTGACCATCCGCTTCGATCCGGACCCCGCCGCGCGGGTGGCCGCGATCCAGAGCTTCGGCGCCTCGCTCGCCATCGACGTGCGCGCGGCGCTGAACCCGATCCTTGCCACCACGCGCGTCGTGAGCCTTGACGGCCCGCCCCCCGGCAACATCGCCCGCGAGGTGCCGGTGGACGAAATCGGCCGCACCGCCGCCTACGATCTCTTGGTCGCGGCCGATCTGGCCCCGGCCCGCCTCTCCCCCGAGGGGGAGCGTGCGGCGCTTCTGTCCCATGTGGAGGATGGCCGCATCGCGGGCATCCCCGTCGCCACGCTGAACACCCGCGCCGCGCGCGATGCCGCCTATGAGGCGCTGGAGGCGTCGGGCGCCGTGCCCCCCGCCGCCACCGAGGACGAGGTGGACGCCGCCCTCGCCGCCGCCACCATCGCCGATGTCTATGCCGAACCCGAAGAGGCCGTGACCGATGCCGCCCGCGCCGCCCTGCGCGGGATCGACACCAAGGTCGGCCTGATGCGCTTTGCCGATCTGGCGATGGATGCCGTCTCGCTCGCCTCGATCTATTTCCTCGCGGCGATCGGCCTCGCGATCACCTTCGGCGTGATACGCGTCATCAACATGGCGCATGGCGAGTTCATCATGATGGGCGCCTATATCGGCTATGCCGTGCAGCAGGTCGTGCCGAACTACACCCTCTCGCTCGTGATCGCGCTGCCGCTGGCCTTCGCCGTCGCCTTCGCGGCCGGGGTGGCGCTGGAACGGCTGGTGATCCGCCACCTCTACCGCCGCCCGCTGGAGACGCTTCTGGCGACCTTCGGCGTGTCCATCATGTTGCAGCAGCTGGCCAAGAACATCTTCGGCACGCAGGCCCGCCCGCTGACGGCGCCGGGCTGGCTCTCGGGTTCGCTCACCCTCAACGACGTGGTGTCGATCAGCTGGATCCGCATCGCGATCTTCGTGCTGGCGCTGCTGTTCCTCGGCCTCTACCTCTTCATCATGCGCCGCACCCGGCTGGGGCTGGAGGTGCGGGCGGTGCAGCAGAACCCCTCCATGGCCGCGAGCATGGGGATCGCGCCGGGCCGCATCAACATGCTGGCCTTCGGCCTCGGATCCGGCATCGCGGGGATCGCGGGGGTGGCCATCGGCCTCTTCGCGCAGGTCACCTCCGAACTCGGCCAGCAATACATCGTGCAAAGCTTCATGACCGTGGTCGTGGGCGGGGTCGGCAGCATCTTCGGCACGCTGGCCGGGGCGGCGCTGATCGGCTTTTTGCAAAAGGGGATCGAGTGGATGAACCCCTCCAACACGCTGGCCGCCCAGACCTACATGATCCTCTTCATCATCATCTTCATCCAGTTCCGGCCACGGGGCATCATCGCCCTGAAGGGCCGCGCGGCAGGGGACTGA
- the urtC gene encoding urea ABC transporter permease subunit UrtC yields the protein MRRSTIIFLAALAFLTVLVTVLAGTGLISTSFVKTLGMTLCLCLAAVAMDVVWGYTGILSLGHMAFFALGGYLIGMWLMYARTEAIVVQALSGQTLPPTPEEIRAGIGGQLFGVVGSTDIPWIWGFAHALPLQLALVVLVPGLLAAVFGWLAFRSRVTGVYLSILTQAMTLALALYLFQNDSGLRGNNGLSGLQNLPGVSAPQSVTALWLFWASAAALAAGYLLAAYVVGGTFGSVIRAIRDDEQRVRFLGYPVEGFKLFVFTLTAVIAAIAGALYYPQAGIVNPAEMMPIASIYLAVWVAIGGRGRLYGAVLGAAAVSLLSSWFTGGRAPSIPLGFYTIDWVDWWQVLLGLTFVLVTLLAPKGIGGLFDRWPK from the coding sequence ATGCGCCGATCGACGATCATCTTCCTCGCCGCGCTGGCGTTCCTCACCGTGCTGGTGACGGTGCTGGCGGGGACGGGGCTCATCTCCACATCCTTCGTGAAGACGCTGGGCATGACGCTGTGCCTCTGCCTCGCCGCCGTCGCGATGGATGTGGTCTGGGGCTATACCGGCATCCTGTCGCTCGGTCATATGGCGTTCTTCGCGCTTGGCGGCTACCTCATCGGCATGTGGCTGATGTATGCCCGGACCGAGGCGATCGTGGTGCAGGCCCTGTCCGGTCAGACCCTGCCCCCCACCCCCGAAGAGATCCGCGCCGGCATCGGCGGGCAGCTGTTCGGCGTGGTCGGCAGCACCGATATCCCGTGGATCTGGGGCTTCGCCCATGCGCTGCCGCTGCAACTGGCGCTGGTGGTGCTGGTGCCGGGGCTGCTGGCGGCGGTGTTCGGCTGGTTGGCCTTCCGCAGCCGCGTGACGGGGGTGTATCTGTCGATCCTGACGCAGGCGATGACGCTCGCGCTCGCGCTCTATCTCTTCCAGAACGACAGCGGGCTGCGCGGCAATAACGGCCTGTCGGGCCTGCAGAACCTGCCGGGCGTCAGCGCGCCGCAATCGGTGACGGCGCTGTGGCTGTTCTGGGCCTCGGCGGCGGCGCTGGCGGCGGGGTATCTTCTGGCGGCCTATGTCGTGGGCGGCACCTTCGGCAGCGTGATCCGCGCCATCCGCGACGACGAACAGCGCGTCCGCTTCCTCGGCTATCCCGTCGAGGGGTTCAAGCTCTTCGTCTTCACCCTGACCGCGGTGATCGCGGCCATCGCGGGCGCGCTCTATTATCCGCAGGCCGGGATCGTGAACCCGGCCGAGATGATGCCCATCGCCTCCATCTACCTTGCGGTCTGGGTGGCGATCGGCGGGCGCGGGCGGCTTTACGGCGCGGTGCTGGGGGCGGCGGCGGTGTCGCTGCTGTCGAGTTGGTTCACCGGCGGGCGCGCCCCGTCGATCCCGCTCGGCTTCTACACCATCGACTGGGTGGACTGGTGGCAGGTGCTGCTGGGGCTGACCTTCGTTCTCGTCACGCTGCTGGCGCCCAAGGGCATCGGCGGCCTCTTCGACCGGTGGCCGAAATGA
- the urtE gene encoding urea ABC transporter ATP-binding subunit UrtE, producing MLTIRDLTLHYGGSQILHGIDLDARAGEVTCIMGNNGVGKTSLLKAIAGTHPRSGGSLRLDGRDLPVLRPEAMAREGVAVVPQGRMIFPLLTVTENLQTAFALQPRPHRIPEEVYDLFPVLADMAHRRGGDLSGGQQQQLAIARAMMMKPKLLLLDEPTEGIQPNIIQQIGRVIRYLRDKGDIAIVLVEQYFDFAYDMADHVYVLRRGAVDVSGTRDELGRERMRQAVSV from the coding sequence ATGCTGACGATACGCGATTTGACGCTGCATTACGGCGGAAGCCAGATCCTGCACGGCATCGACCTCGATGCCCGCGCGGGCGAGGTGACGTGCATCATGGGCAATAACGGCGTCGGAAAGACCTCGCTTTTGAAGGCGATCGCGGGCACGCATCCGCGGTCGGGCGGCAGCCTGCGGCTGGACGGGCGCGACCTGCCCGTGCTGCGCCCCGAGGCGATGGCCCGCGAGGGCGTGGCCGTGGTGCCGCAGGGCCGGATGATCTTCCCCCTGCTGACCGTGACCGAGAACCTGCAGACCGCCTTTGCCCTGCAACCCCGCCCCCACCGCATCCCCGAAGAGGTGTACGATCTGTTCCCCGTGCTGGCCGATATGGCCCATCGGCGGGGGGGCGATCTGTCGGGCGGGCAGCAGCAGCAGCTTGCCATCGCCCGCGCCATGATGATGAAACCAAAGCTGCTGCTTCTGGACGAACCGACCGAGGGCATCCAGCCGAACATCATCCAACAGATCGGCCGCGTCATCCGCTATCTGCGCGACAAGGGCGACATCGCGATCGTGCTGGTGGAGCAGTATTTCGACTTCGCCTATGACATGGCCGACCATGTCTATGTCCTGCGGCGCGGCGCGGTCGATGTCAGCGGCACGCGGGACGAACTCGGGCGCGAGCGGATGCGTCAGGCGGTGTCGGTCTGA
- a CDS encoding pyruvate carboxylase: protein MPAFRKILIANRGEIAIRVMRAANEMGKRTVAVYAEEDKLSLHRFKADEAYRIGEGLSPVGAYLSIPEIIRVAKMCGADAIHPGYGLLSENPDFVDACEEAGIVFIGPRAETMRALGDKASARRVALEAGVPVIPATGVLGDDFDAIRAEAAEIGFPLMLKASWGGGGRGMRPVLNAAELEQKVREGRREAEAAFGNGEGYLEKMIQRARHVEVQILGDSHGGIYHLFERDCTVQRRNQKVVERAPAPYLTPEQRAEVCELGRRICAHVGYACAGTVEFLMDMDSQQFYFIEVNPRVQVEHTVTEEVTGIDIVQAQIRIAEGATLAEATGAADQDAIQLSGHAVQCRVTTEDPQNNFVPDYGRITAYRSATGMGIRLDGGTVYPGSVVTRYFDSLLVKVTAWAQTPEAAISRMDRALREFRIRGVSTNIEFVINLLKHPVFLNNSYTTKFIDTTPELFDFARGRDSATKLLTYVADITVNGHPETAGRAKPAATARIPRPPEAMGDPQPGTRQLLEEGGPKAVADWMLAQKRLLITDTTMRDGHQSLLATRMRTADMVRVAPAYAANMGGLFSVECWGGATFDVAYRFLQEDPWQRLRALRAAMPNLLTQMLLRSANGVGYTNYPDNVVRGFVAEAAKGVDVFRVFDSLNWVENMRVAMDAVIESGKICEGTLCYTGDLLDPARAKYDLRYYVDLARDLRDAGAHVLGVKDMAGVLKPAAARLLIRALKEEVGLPVHFHTHDTGGLGGASILAAAEAGADVVDAAMDAFSGGTSQPPLGSVVEALRHTDRDTGLDIGAIRAISNYWEAVRGQYAAFESGMQAPASEVWLHEMPGGQFTNLKAQARSMGLEERWHEVAEAYAEANAMFGDIVKVTPSSKVVGDMALMMVAQGLTRAQVEDPAVEVSFPDSVVDMLKGNLGQPHGGWPEAILRKVLKGAAPAGTRPGAHLPPVDMEAARARLAEEVGTEDEPFHPTDEDLQGYLMYPKVFVDYARRQRQYGPVGALPTPVFFYGMQPGDEAPVELEPGKVLELRLSAKGETTDEGDVRVFFELNGEPRVIRVANRSAAAKAARPRAELGNPSHVGAPMPGSVASVAVVPGQAVQPGDLLLTIEAMKMESALHAERAGTVKAVHVTPGTQIDAKDLLVELE from the coding sequence ATGCCCGCGTTCCGCAAGATACTGATAGCCAACCGCGGGGAGATCGCGATCCGCGTGATGCGGGCCGCGAACGAGATGGGCAAGCGCACCGTCGCCGTCTATGCCGAGGAGGACAAGCTGAGCCTCCACCGCTTCAAGGCCGACGAGGCGTATCGCATCGGCGAGGGGCTGTCGCCGGTGGGGGCGTATCTGTCGATCCCCGAGATCATCCGCGTCGCCAAGATGTGCGGCGCCGATGCGATCCATCCGGGCTATGGCCTCCTGTCCGAAAACCCCGATTTCGTCGATGCCTGCGAGGAGGCTGGCATCGTCTTCATCGGGCCGCGCGCCGAAACGATGCGCGCGCTTGGCGACAAGGCCAGCGCGCGGCGCGTGGCGCTGGAGGCGGGGGTGCCCGTCATCCCGGCGACGGGTGTTCTGGGCGATGATTTCGACGCCATCCGCGCCGAGGCCGCCGAGATCGGTTTCCCGCTGATGCTGAAGGCCAGCTGGGGTGGCGGCGGGCGCGGGATGCGCCCCGTCCTGAACGCGGCCGAGCTGGAGCAGAAGGTGCGCGAGGGCCGCCGCGAGGCCGAGGCCGCCTTCGGCAATGGCGAAGGCTATCTGGAGAAGATGATCCAGCGCGCCCGCCATGTGGAGGTGCAGATCCTCGGCGACAGCCATGGCGGCATCTATCACCTCTTCGAACGCGACTGCACCGTGCAGCGCCGCAACCAGAAGGTCGTGGAACGCGCGCCCGCCCCCTATCTGACGCCCGAACAGCGGGCCGAGGTCTGCGAGCTGGGCCGCCGCATCTGCGCCCATGTCGGCTATGCCTGCGCCGGCACGGTCGAGTTCCTGATGGATATGGATTCGCAGCAATTCTACTTCATCGAGGTGAACCCCCGCGTGCAGGTGGAACACACCGTCACCGAAGAGGTGACGGGCATCGACATCGTGCAGGCCCAGATCCGCATCGCCGAAGGCGCGACGCTGGCCGAAGCGACGGGCGCGGCCGATCAGGACGCGATCCAGCTGTCGGGCCATGCCGTGCAATGCCGCGTGACGACCGAAGACCCGCAGAACAACTTCGTGCCCGATTACGGGCGCATCACGGCTTATCGCTCGGCCACGGGGATGGGCATCCGGCTCGATGGGGGCACGGTCTATCCCGGCTCGGTCGTGACGCGCTATTTCGATTCGCTGCTGGTGAAGGTCACGGCTTGGGCCCAGACCCCGGAGGCCGCGATTTCCCGCATGGACCGCGCCCTGCGCGAGTTCCGCATCCGCGGCGTCAGCACGAACATCGAATTCGTCATCAACCTGCTGAAGCATCCGGTCTTCCTGAACAACAGCTACACCACCAAGTTCATCGACACGACGCCGGAGCTCTTCGATTTCGCCCGCGGGCGCGACAGCGCGACGAAGCTTCTGACCTATGTGGCCGACATCACGGTGAACGGGCATCCCGAAACGGCGGGCCGGGCGAAGCCGGCCGCCACCGCGCGCATCCCCCGCCCGCCCGAGGCGATGGGCGATCCGCAGCCCGGCACGCGCCAATTGCTCGAAGAGGGCGGGCCGAAGGCCGTCGCCGATTGGATGCTGGCGCAAAAGCGTCTGCTGATCACCGACACCACGATGCGCGACGGCCATCAGAGCCTTCTGGCCACCCGCATGCGCACCGCCGACATGGTGCGCGTCGCCCCGGCCTATGCCGCCAATATGGGCGGGCTCTTCAGCGTGGAATGCTGGGGCGGGGCGACCTTCGATGTCGCCTATCGCTTCTTGCAAGAAGATCCGTGGCAGCGCCTGCGCGCCCTGCGCGCCGCCATGCCCAACCTTCTGACGCAGATGCTTCTGCGCAGCGCCAACGGCGTCGGCTACACCAACTATCCCGACAACGTGGTGCGCGGCTTCGTCGCCGAGGCGGCGAAGGGCGTCGATGTCTTCCGCGTGTTCGACAGTCTGAACTGGGTGGAGAACATGCGCGTCGCGATGGACGCCGTGATCGAGAGCGGGAAGATCTGCGAAGGCACGCTTTGCTATACCGGGGATCTTCTGGATCCGGCGCGGGCGAAATACGATCTGCGCTATTACGTCGATCTGGCGCGCGATCTGCGCGATGCCGGGGCGCATGTGCTGGGCGTGAAGGACATGGCCGGGGTGCTGAAGCCCGCCGCCGCGCGCCTTCTGATCCGTGCCCTGAAGGAGGAGGTGGGCCTGCCGGTGCACTTCCACACCCATGACACGGGCGGCCTTGGCGGCGCGTCGATCCTTGCCGCCGCCGAGGCGGGGGCCGATGTGGTGGATGCGGCGATGGACGCGTTTTCGGGCGGCACCTCGCAGCCGCCGCTCGGCTCGGTCGTGGAGGCGCTGCGCCATACCGACCGCGATACCGGCCTCGATATCGGGGCGATCCGCGCGATCTCCAACTACTGGGAGGCGGTGCGCGGGCAATATGCGGCCTTCGAAAGCGGGATGCAGGCGCCCGCCTCGGAGGTGTGGCTGCACGAAATGCCGGGGGGGCAGTTCACCAACCTCAAGGCGCAGGCCCGCTCCATGGGGCTGGAGGAACGCTGGCACGAGGTGGCGGAGGCCTATGCCGAGGCCAATGCCATGTTCGGCGATATCGTGAAGGTGACGCCCTCGTCCAAGGTGGTGGGGGACATGGCGCTGATGATGGTGGCCCAAGGGCTGACCCGCGCGCAGGTGGAGGATCCGGCCGTGGAGGTCAGCTTCCCCGACAGCGTGGTGGACATGCTGAAGGGCAATCTCGGTCAGCCCCATGGCGGCTGGCCCGAGGCGATCCTGCGCAAGGTGCTGAAGGGTGCGGCCCCGGCGGGCACGCGTCCGGGCGCGCATCTGCCGCCCGTGGACATGGAGGCCGCCCGCGCCCGTCTGGCCGAAGAGGTCGGGACCGAGGACGAGCCGTTCCACCCCACGGACGAGGATCTTCAGGGCTATCTGATGTATCCCAAGGTCTTCGTCGATTACGCCCGCCGCCAGCGCCAGTATGGCCCGGTCGGGGCGCTGCCGACGCCGGTCTTCTTCTACGGGATGCAGCCCGGCGACGAGGCCCCGGTAGAGTTGGAGCCGGGCAAGGTGCTGGAACTGCGCCTCTCGGCCAAGGGGGAGACGACCGACGAGGGCGATGTGCGCGTCTTCTTCGAGTTGAACGGCGAGCCGCGGGTGATCCGCGTCGCCAACCGCAGCGCGGCGGCCAAGGCGGCGCGTCCGCGGGCCGAGCTGGGCAATCCGTCCCATGTGGGCGCGCCGATGCCGGGGTCGGTCGCGTCGGTGGCGGTGGTGCCGGGGCAGGCGGTGCAGCCGGGCGATCTGCTGCTGACGATCGAGGCGATGAAGATGGAAAGCGCGCTGCACGCCGAACGCGCCGGCACGGTGAAGGCGGTGCATGTCACGCCCGGCACGCAGATCGACGCCAAGGATCTGCTGGTGGAGCTGGAATGA
- a CDS encoding CoA-acylating methylmalonate-semialdehyde dehydrogenase, which yields MSDIGHFIGNARVPGRSGRSAPVTDPATGEQAGTVALAAEDEVDAAVAAAAAAFRDWSRMPPLRRARILDAFKAILSARMGDLARVISSEHGKTHEDALGEVTRGLEVVEFAIGAPSHLKGEFTENVGTGVDSHALRQPLGVVAGITPFNFPAMVPMWMFPVALACGNTFVLKPSERTPSAALLLAEWLAEAGLPAGVFNVVQGDAAAVDRLLAHPDVKAVSFVGSTPVARHVYVTGTANGKRVQALGGAKNHAVILPDADMEMVAGALMGAAYGSAGERCMAISVAVPVGEETADRLIAALVPRIEALRVGPASDPATEMGPVVTRAHLERVRALVARGAEEGARLVADGRDFTPPQGFEGGNYIGATLLDGVTPEMDVWKQEIFGPVLSVVRAADARHAAEIVARHEYGNGVAIFTRDGQAARLFAQEVEVGMVGINVPIPVPMAFHSFGGWKASLFGDHHMHGPEGVRFYTRLKTITSRWPGGPAAAAEFGMPVLG from the coding sequence ATGTCCGACATCGGTCATTTCATCGGCAATGCCCGCGTTCCGGGCCGTTCGGGGCGCAGCGCGCCCGTCACCGATCCGGCCACGGGCGAACAGGCAGGCACCGTCGCCTTGGCCGCCGAGGACGAGGTGGATGCCGCCGTCGCCGCCGCCGCCGCCGCGTTCCGCGACTGGTCGCGGATGCCGCCTTTGCGCCGCGCCCGCATCCTCGATGCGTTCAAGGCGATCCTGTCGGCGCGGATGGGCGATCTGGCGCGCGTGATCTCCTCCGAACATGGCAAGACGCACGAAGACGCGCTTGGCGAGGTGACGCGCGGGCTGGAGGTGGTGGAATTCGCCATCGGCGCGCCGAGCCACCTGAAGGGCGAGTTCACCGAGAATGTGGGCACGGGCGTGGACAGCCATGCGCTGCGCCAGCCGCTGGGCGTCGTGGCCGGGATCACCCCGTTCAACTTTCCCGCGATGGTGCCGATGTGGATGTTCCCGGTGGCGCTGGCCTGCGGCAACACCTTCGTTCTGAAACCGTCCGAGCGGACGCCCTCGGCGGCGCTGCTCTTGGCCGAATGGCTGGCGGAGGCGGGGCTGCCGGCGGGGGTGTTCAACGTGGTGCAGGGCGATGCGGCGGCGGTGGACCGGCTTCTGGCCCATCCCGATGTGAAGGCCGTCAGCTTCGTCGGATCGACCCCGGTCGCGCGGCATGTCTATGTGACGGGCACGGCGAACGGCAAACGGGTGCAGGCGCTTGGCGGGGCGAAGAACCACGCCGTCATCCTGCCCGATGCCGATATGGAGATGGTGGCCGGCGCGCTGATGGGCGCGGCCTATGGCTCGGCCGGAGAGCGGTGCATGGCGATTTCGGTCGCCGTGCCGGTGGGCGAGGAGACGGCCGACCGCCTGATCGCCGCCCTCGTGCCGCGGATCGAGGCGCTGCGCGTCGGTCCCGCCAGCGATCCCGCCACCGAGATGGGCCCCGTCGTGACCCGCGCGCATCTGGAGCGGGTTCGCGCGCTGGTGGCCCGCGGTGCCGAAGAGGGCGCGCGGCTGGTGGCCGATGGGCGCGATTTCACCCCGCCGCAGGGCTTCGAGGGGGGCAACTACATCGGCGCCACGCTTCTGGATGGTGTCACCCCCGAGATGGATGTCTGGAAGCAGGAGATCTTCGGCCCGGTCCTGTCGGTGGTGCGCGCCGCCGATGCCCGCCACGCCGCCGAGATCGTGGCCCGCCACGAATACGGCAACGGCGTCGCCATCTTCACCCGCGACGGGCAGGCCGCGCGCCTCTTTGCCCAAGAGGTGGAGGTGGGCATGGTCGGCATCAACGTGCCCATTCCGGTGCCGATGGCCTTCCATTCCTTCGGCGGCTGGAAGGCCTCGCTCTTTGGCGATCACCACATGCACGGGCCGGAGGGGGTGCGCTTTTACACGCGGTTGAAGACCATCACCTCGCGCTGGCCGGGCGGGCCGGCGGCGGCGGCCGAATTCGGGATGCCGGTTCTGGGCTGA
- a CDS encoding trimeric intracellular cation channel family protein, with amino-acid sequence MTGGTFWLTGILDVAGIAVFAMSGALMAARARQTMVTFAFFAAVTGMGGGTVRDLLIGAPVFWMHEPIWIATCLSVAVLVWFLPNRMWPVRAVEWCDAVGLAAYSVYGAAKALQYGIPPLPAAVMGVVTACLGGIFRDVLAGVPSIVIRPEIYVTAAAAAAAGFVVLVWAGLPMIVAALIAAPAGFALRALAIARGLALPAYRR; translated from the coding sequence ATGACCGGGGGAACATTCTGGCTGACGGGCATCCTCGACGTGGCGGGCATCGCGGTCTTTGCGATGTCCGGCGCGCTGATGGCGGCGCGGGCCAGGCAGACGATGGTGACCTTCGCCTTCTTCGCCGCCGTGACGGGGATGGGCGGGGGCACGGTGCGCGATCTTCTGATCGGCGCGCCGGTCTTCTGGATGCACGAACCGATCTGGATCGCGACCTGCCTGTCGGTGGCGGTGCTGGTGTGGTTCCTGCCGAACCGGATGTGGCCGGTGCGGGCGGTCGAATGGTGCGATGCGGTGGGGCTTGCGGCCTATTCGGTCTATGGCGCGGCAAAGGCGCTGCAATACGGCATCCCGCCCTTGCCGGCGGCGGTGATGGGGGTGGTCACGGCCTGCCTTGGCGGGATCTTCCGCGATGTGCTGGCGGGCGTGCCCTCCATCGTGATCCGGCCGGAGATCTATGTCACCGCCGCCGCGGCGGCGGCGGCTGGGTTCGTGGTCTTGGTCTGGGCGGGCCTGCCGATGATCGTGGCGGCGCTGATCGCCGCCCCGGCGGGGTTCGCGCTCAGGGCGCTGGCCATCGCGCGGGGGCTGGCGCTGCCGGCCTATCGCCGCTGA
- the urtD gene encoding urea ABC transporter ATP-binding protein UrtD: MSALLEVRGISVSFDGFRAINNLSFAIGAAELRAVIGPNGAGKTTFMDIVTGKTRPDSGDVLFGEMARSLLRMNEAQIARAGIGRKFQRPTVFEDQSVAANLIMALKKPRNPLAVLRFRPSATDHARVAELAAEVGLSAQTDRIAGELSHGQKQWLEIGMLLAQEPRLLLVDEPAAGMTVAEREQTTRLLRRLAETRAVVVVEHDMDFVRRLDCRVTVLHEGAVLAEGTLDHVTADPQVIDVYLGRG; encoded by the coding sequence ATGAGCGCGCTCTTGGAAGTGCGCGGCATCTCCGTCAGCTTCGACGGATTCCGCGCGATCAACAACCTGTCCTTCGCCATCGGCGCGGCCGAATTGCGGGCGGTGATCGGCCCCAATGGTGCGGGCAAGACGACCTTCATGGACATCGTCACCGGCAAGACCCGCCCCGACAGCGGCGACGTGCTCTTCGGCGAGATGGCCCGCTCGCTCCTGCGGATGAACGAGGCGCAGATCGCCCGCGCCGGGATCGGCCGCAAATTCCAGCGCCCCACGGTGTTCGAGGATCAGAGCGTCGCCGCCAACCTCATCATGGCGCTGAAGAAGCCGCGCAATCCGCTGGCGGTGCTGCGCTTTCGCCCCTCGGCGACCGATCATGCGCGCGTGGCCGAACTCGCGGCCGAGGTGGGCCTTTCGGCGCAGACGGACCGCATCGCCGGAGAGCTGTCGCACGGGCAGAAGCAATGGCTGGAGATCGGGATGCTGCTGGCGCAGGAACCGCGCCTTCTGCTGGTGGACGAACCCGCCGCCGGCATGACCGTGGCCGAGCGGGAACAGACGACCCGCCTCTTGCGCCGCCTTGCCGAAACGCGGGCCGTGGTGGTCGTCGAACATGACATGGATTTCGTCCGGCGGCTCGATTGCCGGGTGACGGTGCTGCACGAAGGCGCGGTTCTGGCGGAAGGAACGCTGGATCACGTCACCGCCGATCCGCAGGTGATCGACGTCTATCTGGGGCGGGGATGA